From the genome of Ziziphus jujuba cultivar Dongzao chromosome 4, ASM3175591v1:
ACCATCAAGGATAACAATAATGAAAGCATgtagttaaaattaaaatatacaagTACCAGATGTAAAACTCAGTTATATTATATCAAACAAAATGGACTATCAACCATTGCAGAACATATAAGAAAGTAATGAAATGTAGATAACAAAATCAGAGACAACATGAGCCATGAGGTACTCCTTATTGTCGATAACATTTTAGTCTCACCAGCTTTAATAAGAgaacattttaatttctttctaaaTTGGTGTGCAAGTCAATATTATCGTCATTCCTGCTAGGGCCATAAGGAGGTTCATTCAGACTGGTATTGAACCAATTATTATCCACTAGAGGCATCAACAGTACATAAAGGTAATCCTGACATTAGGCTTAGAGAAATGTAAATTCATCTATTACAGCTTTGAACTCtctacattttttattattttttatttatttatttatttaaaaaaaatttgtgtgtgtgtgtgtgtgtgtgtgtttggatAATAAGCTTTATAATCAACAGACAGAAAAAATAACTCTCAAACAGTTTAGCATGTGCATGTGAAAAGAAAATCAGGAATGCAAAGACTGTCTCTTAAGTACTGGAAATTGACTCTGAGCAAACTTCAAAACACACTTAGAACTCGCAAGCACTTTTTATAGATAGAAGATaaaatttggtatataattttcTATCGAAAACACATTCACTCTAAGAGCTAAAAAAACTTCAAAAGCTTACAGTAGAAAATGTAATCCACCTTGCTTCActgtaatattaattaaaaaataaacagcgAAAACGATGGCACATAATGATTGGCTTTAGCAAACTAATACTTGAAAGAATTCAAGCATTTGCCCAAAATAGACAATACCTTCTTACTCAATGGTCAATACCATTCAGGAGGAACCCCTCCTTGTCcctaaaatggcacatttgcATTAGGAAATAATGGTTAGTGTGGCATTTCATCATCTTTAATTTAACACAAATAATAACAGTAGTTCACCATCATCCACAATAGGAGTAAGAATGGTCATAGTGGAAAAATATTCAATCTGATAATAGCAGGAGACTGAACAAAAATCTTGTACACTTTTTTAATATGATATCTAGTTTACTTGCGGAacagaataaaatatataaatgagagcaaataaaagaaggaatcatattaggcaaaataaataatttatgctCGAATTTGATTTCAACTAACCTGTCCAAGAAGCAAGTCACGCACATATACACCCATTGTGGTCATTCGTCCACTTGATCCAGGAGAAAATTCCTGAAAAGAAATATGAATCCTCAGACATTCAAAAGTTCCAAAAAAGCAATATTAAGATTATTATAACATTCTGTGCATgtacttaaaatataattctAGTCAGACCATCTGTCAATATTTTCTACAGATTCCAAAAAATAAGCAGTACTATACTCACAGAgttgaaatgaaaaataataagctGACATCTGATGCTCAGACTCACCCAAAATATCTGTGTCGACATGACACAGACATGGGTATTGGATATGACTCAGGTACGGCTACTTACAATAGGATACGGCATATGTTACAAAGAGCACTCAAATGCTTTTTTTTGGTGAAGGTAATGGCATATTGCGCACGGCTTTGACTGGGAAGCTgggaagagaaggaaaaaagagacAAATTGGGACTTGAAGTAAGAGATTTAGATATACTTCATTAAGAGTTTTGAGTTTGTTTTTATCGTATACTTCAAACAACCATTAAttgatcaattatttttttaaaaataagatagcatgtatataaatattattaaaatagatGTCATTATAACATTacgtttaatttaaatattattcattcttttgagtttaaatttttttatttttaattttgatataatacacatgaattaaatattttattcttttaacttaaatgtaattaaatagttacgtgcatattttatatttatacatatatgtctaCATAATTATGTAACAATAACTCGTATTTGCCTGAACTCAACCTATTAAAAAAGTAATACTTCATTAACTTTTGAAGTTTTGTAGAAGTATTCCCGTACCCATGTCCAAATTTTGGATCCTTATGAGCCGTATCCCCATATCCTAGATTTGGGAAGAGACAGATCGGACTCCTAATACGTATCTGAGTCCAAGCAACATAGAAGCTGACAACAaattatttacaaccaaaaagtTACTTGCTGACTAaagattatataattttgaacactACTTAAATGCCCAACAATCAATCCAAACAGATCTTATTTGAGAAGCCAAATCAATGCAATTAAGTGTAAAAGTGAGGCCCCAAAGATTGTGAGGGAGATGATGAGTTCGTGGATGCAAAAGACTGACCACTGGGGACATTGTGCTTAGTAACAGCAGCAAAGAAGAAATGGTTAGCAACAAAGAGAAGTAGTTATATTGAGAATAACCGAGTTTCATTTTGGTTAGAATGACACCTGATTTGGGTACCAAAGGCAGATACCTTGGCCACATGGATCTCAAACgattttgacaaaaaaatcAGGTACAATGCCCTAGTTGAATTGTATCTAATTTACAGAGGTTTAGAAGAACTATGAAGCTTTGCTTCCCAGGCagatagaaaaattaatatgcagTACTCAAGGATTGCTAGCAGGTAAAACACGGGAAAACCCTCATGTCTCAAGTATTGATTGAATTCAGAACCATGTAGATATTGTAAGAAATTTatgcgagagagagagagagagagagagagagagagagaggggggggggggggggggagcaAACAGAAATGCAAGcaaacaaagaattaaaacagCTATTCACACCTCTTCATCCTTTACATATGGTTCAAACCAATTCCACAGAGTCTTTGGATCTGCAGCATATCTCAAGTACAGGAATCCAATCTGCGAACAccataaaaaatgtaaaacaataaaatattatgccCAAAACTATTATAAACCAACCAGGTCCTCCATTAACAagcattaataatattaaagcaGGAATACAAACAGTCCGCAtgcaattacatatatattgaaaccttagtatatgtaATTGAAACCTTAGTTTACTGCATGGCACTTTAGTAGATAAAGCTGGTTTTTGCATTTATGTAACCCTAAAGAACGTAAGATGATTGCATGAAAAATGGAACTACAAAACGTGGCCTAAAAAGAACAAGGACACATCCAAccttgcttttgtagatatcTCTTAAGCAAGAAAAGGCAGTTTTAAGGGAGAGTGAGAATGAAAAAGTCTCAGCAACTGAAAGAAACAAGGAAACTCCAACTTGGATTTATCTGCTAAGCAAAGTAATGCTGTTATCATACTCATTATAGGACATggaaatcaaaaattaaatttaattaaattcccaaGTTTTGTCCATTAATAGAACACATTAACAGGCACATAAATTCTTTGGTAGCCCCTGCATCCATCTCTATCATGCAACAAAAATATCCGTACAATATCATCGATAACACAGTAAGGAATAGCTCGCAACTTGAAATTCTGTCCACTCTTCAAGGGaacatttttcatttaaatgctTGTCCACAAAAACCAcgaatttccatttaatttttaaaacaatccgTATTAACAGTGACAGACAGTTAAAAATAATACGTGAACTAATATGAAAGAAGTAGAAACTGGAAACAAATGGACCACCCAACAACCTATATAATAACTTCTCAATATCAAGTATTACATCCAATTCTAACAAAATGACATATCAAAATGCAGTtgcaacatttttaaaaaaattgagacaaGATCTTTATTGTTTTGGTCAATCTGAATCCAATAAATGGGCAACAAAATGAGGGCTAACCTCCTCTTGCATAGCGCACAAACACTGTCTGAGACCAGATTCAATTCCAAATCCATGGTGTAGCACACCAAGGGACTTTACCAGCTAGAAAAACTAGCAATCATAACAGCTAATTTAGGAAACATATAAAATGATCCACAGAGACATGTGCACACATGTACATAAGCAAACAAAACAACAGTAACAACAACACTGAACTTTTATAGGAAACAAAAGTTTTatcaaagaaccaaaaaaaataaaaggcagcAAATGATGGAGTAATGGTCCAACCTCTAacccagaaaaaaagaaaaaaagaaaaaagaaagaatttatTTAAGAAACTTATAGTCTTtctataataaaaaatgcacgAAAAGTACAAACACAAAACATTTACATGTGCATACTCACAACAAACTCAAGGAGCACCACATAAGACAGATTATGGAAGTTATGAGTTCGTGCTGTATCTCAGTATCTGTTAACCAATTTCAACCAGGCTTTAAGCAATGTTATTGAATATATACAACTTAAAACACCACTTAGTCACAAACAAATTTGTAACATAGTGTACACGATAGCAAAAACATAAATAGTTTATTGAAATAACAAATTtactacaaaaatataatagtgaGGCCTACATAATACATAAATATGGCATGTATGTGTAACATGCCTTACATTTCACATCCAGAGATAATAGTACGCTGACATTCCACTTAGATGTGTATCTTTACATGGTGCAGTCAGgcacctaaagtatctttatAATATTGTCAAGCGTATGGTCTTATGGCTTGAGACACATAGTTGAGCCAATTCCTAATGTCctaaatttggtattttatagCAGCTTCAGAAGGAATCAAAGCCTAACGGTTTATAAAATCCAGCCagcattttattaaattttaataaacttcTTTCAACATTCCAAATTAAGATATTGATTTCATGCATGCTTTTTCTCAAAGGATTTATATCTTGACTCTATGCTATTAAAGGGGAAATGGAGAGAAAAATGAAATTCCCATGTATAATGGAAACTCAGAAACATGCATATAAACAAGTGATCTaataaaacacatatatatagcattaacccattcctcttttcttcttttttcctttaattttttggaaatgGCCAgacacttatttatttatttatttttttaactcataAAGAATATAAGAAGTCAGCAATGAGGCTTCACATACGGCTCTTATGTATGGAGAATCTGGGTGCTTCAATAGCCCGTGCATTTGTTTGACAGTCAGTTTCATAGTGAAAAACTTGTAAAGGAGACAGAATGCAGTTGAAGGACCGCGACAATTTCCAGTCATCCATGGCTCGACGTGATCGACCTGATTGTAAATCTCATCTACAACCTCATGGTATGTCTTCAAACGGTAAAGCTCTTTGAAGTAGTCAGAAGATAGAATGTTCATACAAAGGACCTTTTCTAGCAATGAGTCAATAGGTTTTCCACAAGTCTGTATCTCCATAATGGGTCATGAAATATTATGCAGACCCACAATCACAGACtaaaaaaattgtgcaattacCAGAAAAGCGCAATGAAAGTGTCACAATCCCATTCCTACAAAGAATTAAGTAAAGAATCTATTAGCATTCAGAATTTTACCAAGAATACAAACAAGAAAACcccacaaaattaataaaaataaataaataaataaaggacccaacaattaagaaaaaaaaattcaaaaccaaaattaaagaaataacaTTGCCGAGGAAACAATAGCATATGTAATCGATAAGCTACAACAATAGGAGAGGATGGGGTAAAATCCACCATTAATCCCAGCCAAGTAAAGCCATCAAGCTTAGAAGAGCTAAGtctatcaaaacaaaaaaaaaaaaaaaaaaccccccaccgcccccccccccccccccaaaaaaaaaaaaaaaagtcaccaaaaaaatgaaatttgagaAGACCGTTTcaacaaaagaagaaatttgTATAACATAAAGAACCAACGAAGCTTAAACCAAACACCAAAGCAAAGAAAACGAACGCAATTTGCAAATTTCTGAAAATAAGACCAGCAAATAAATTCATTCAAAACCCTAGAAAGCAAATAGGCTAAATTTCCAAAAGCAACAGCCAATTACAACCGCTGAATCGGTTcgaaaattcaattaaaaacttgaaaatctcaaaaattaacaaaaataattaaaacaaaaaaaaaagaagaagaagaagcggGGCAGAAGATTCAAGCAAAAGCGCAGAGAAAACACAGGGAAGCTGGAAACAACGAAGAGAAAGAAGTGACGCACCAATTGGGAACAGAGACTGCAAGAGAATCAATGGAGGTTCAAAGGAGAGAAGGGAAGAAATTGGGATGGGAACGAAGAAGGACGAGAGAGAACCAAAACCCTAGCAAGAAACGCCGCTTCGTAGTTGCGTTTTGAGGCTCTGTATGTGTCGTTTGGATATTTCGATTTTTCTTGCTTTCCAGTTCAGGCCGTGGAGGGAGGAGATGTACATCGCAATTAAGCCCTCTTGTTTTTGTTGGACAATAATGCCCcgtttaattgtttatttatttatttttctctttgagACTGTGacataattttgtaattttattcaaGTTATTTGGCAATAAAATAGTTCACAGAAATAATTacttagccccaaaaaaaaaaaaaaaaatcagaaaagtattttttgtattttatagaCCGTCTAAAATGTCGTACAGTTAggatttagtttaatttttaaatattcattGCAACATTGAttggtagatatatatattttttaagataaaattcATTTcgatatttttgatatttttaatttgtagaattTTGTGATTTAAGTTTTCTACTTTCAAAAACatgatttagtttttaattttttcaattgactGTACATTGGTACAATTCTCAATCTAATCaaacaaattgataaaaattttgttaaaaaacttATGGCAGaggtttttagaaaaaaatattaaagtattgaTAAATGAGAACAAAATAGCCATGTGAactgttttcaatttatttgattaaattagaaattagttcaacatgtaataaatttaaaaattaaaaatttaaatcgtaaaactttaaaaattaaagatattatttatattgtacaATCATTATGCaaactttttttaatatcttaaatttttataGATCTTAATctaccataattttttttagttaaaaaaaaaatctaccattatttttttttttatctttttatacttgtgttaaattttttttattttaaagtagaAAATTGAttgactaaaaatattttttaaaaaagtagaaaattgaTTTAACAATGATATTATGATAGTCTTTGCAAGAATAGCCCaatgcttaaaaaaattattttttttacacaaTAATCCCAATTTAAATCCTCACAccttgatataaaaaaaaaaaaaaaagaaatgaaattatGAGATAATAAACATGtaatttatttctttactttaataaagttaatacagtttttttttaattagatttattGACAATTCAGCTTGAAAGTTATGCATTTAAAGGTTACCAGAACAAGCctactaaaaaaagaaaaaaagaaaaaaaagaggttaCAAGAAAGAACAAtataatttctattaaaattttgttaaaaagtgctgttaaaaaaaaaaaaagaactataaatattgttaatttgaaATAGAAGCACCCTAAACAAGACATAAAATTCCAGTATAAAGATCCATTTCTTATAGAATTGGTAAATTATTAAGATTAGCaataatggggaaaaaaaatacatatatatatatatatagagagagagagagagagagagagagggataaTTGACATGTTGGGAACCAAAGATTGATGAGTAAAAGCCAAAGCTAGTTTTAGCTAAAACCATTACTAGTTTTAGCTtcatcttctttatttatttatttttttaacacaaaaaaaagaagaagaagccaaaACTAGCGATGCATATGTTATAAGCAGGGGGTAACACTTCGTACGTATTTCTTAACTATTAAGAGATGTTCTGTAATTTGCCTttcaaattgttaaaactcATATTATTGCATTAATTATTGCTCCTTTATCAATTCAGTTCTCTGATGCAGCTTAACTCTGTGCAAttcataaaatcaattataGAAATACCTATTTATTTCGCTATTCTAGCGCAATATGTGtgactaattttataaaattgtaaaaaattaaaaaaattaaaaaaattaaatgaaaaataaacaatagtTCATTCAATAATATAAGAGACTCTCAATATGGAGaacaaaatgtaaaatatgTGATAGCTCAACTGTCAAAATATTCGTAGAGGCAGAGGAAATATAGGCCAATGGATGGCTAGGTTTGTTGTAAGTCTTGGTTAATAGATGCTTTTGCTTAATTATGGGGTCTAGCTACTTTAACCATGGTCTGAATCTTCTCTAATTGGCAACTTGGCTTAAAGAAAGTGGAAGCAGAAGTGGATCCCAAAATGATAATTTCTtggataatataattaatatagtgtGGAATCTTAACATCCTTATGTTATAGTTTAATCATTTGTTGGAGAGAATTGActaaagtaattgtttttttttttttaaatataatcacaCGTTAAATTATAGAGAAGATAATAATAAGTTAGTTGAATGGAATTTGGATAACTGgttttctttacttttaatcattttatagGTTTACAAGTTCCATTAAAAAATTGATTGTAATAAGTGAAGAACttgattaatataatattttgactCTGGGCTAGCTAATTATAatacccaaaaatatatatattaaaaaaattggtcTATTTGCGTTGATAGCGATATTAATATTAGACCATATGGAGATCatgaaatgacaaaaaaaattaaatgcaaagAAAGAGATGgatatagttttcttttttcaattctttttttaaagttttttacaAGACTACCCGAGAGTACAATATTTGTCTTTATTTTCCGACTAAATGGAAAAGTGACTAGTATTAAGTCTCCTAAAAGGATGAACTAATATCACAAGTAGCCTATGACACTCAGGGTACTTTATGTGACTATAGTACAAGATAGTAAAATtcaccccaaaaataaaaaggcaaatttatataaaaacaaaacaaaacaaaatgaaaaatagtagAAGTGAAACTAAATGATTATTTTACACAGCAACCAAAGCCAAAGAAACAGCGTGAGAAGGATTAGTCCAAAGAAGCTAAAATATTTGTTGGGAAGCTTATTATTAATGGGCTTGACTCTGCTGGAAATGGTAAAGTCCACTGCTACAAACAATGGTTGAGCATTTGCCTCTCATGAGAAAGCTTGGCTCTTTTGGAACTGTCAAAGGCCTGTTTGATCTGCATTTAATGGATGATTCTTTAGAGTTCAGATATACTAGGAATATTCTTCTTCAAACTGCTCCTTTTTCAGTTTCTTTGGCAGATTTTCTGTAATTGTTTTGTTGGAAAGGttttatatgcaaaatttaacttaatttttggtgtttttacttttttctgtttatatatatatatatatatataaatacctcTGTGGATAGAAAGGTCTATCAAAAAATGGCATTAATTGAGCTCTTGGAACCATCTCCTTTCTCAGCAAACGAATTTCTTCATCTTCTATCATCTGCTCATAAAACTCTCTCAGACTGCTCTCACATGTGTCTATTTGTTGGCATAgatttaccatatatatatacataaatgcaTACCTTTTGAAttctttcttcttgttttttctgTTGCTGAATGATATAAAGCTTGGTGGCAACCTGTGTATTGagtaaaatttttccaaaagatTAACTCTAAGAAAACTGAAATAATTTTGTTTGGTAGAAAAGAAATTAGAGTCTATCTCTCACTCACCTCATAGTTGAACATTGCACGTTTCAGTGCTCTTTGTTGAGTATGGAGTTTGAAATCTTGTGGCCTCGTATGTTCCTTTGGTGACTTTGGTGATGTCTTCTGAGAagcctaaaaaaaaatatatatatatatatatatatatagattaatatGTTGATagatatgaagaaaaaaaacattgtaGCTAGAACTTATGCAATTACTTATAAAAGTAAAGTGTACCTTGGATCTGTCAAAAAGCCTATCTTTGAGCAGTAGGTCATCTTTTGtttgtgaaaaaatatatatatatatatatatatatatatattttttttagtacttTTTTAGTGGCAATCATGTTTATTTATGAGGAAAgggaaaaaggtaaaaaaaaaaaaaaaaaaaaaaaggcaaattatGAGTTTCATGTATTGTGAAAATGACACTTTCCCAAAGTCTGTCTCACTACAGACTTCACCAAAAATTCAATCATCCTAAAGGATTAAAACTAGCTGTATCTTCAAATTTCTACTGTTTTATCACCCTATCAGCAAGTTGCCAAGTTGAAAACAATTATCATGTATTCCCAATTTCATCTCCAAGAACCAACCgattcattttctctttttgtttgttaattTCTACAAAGATATATTTACATAGTTattcaaaacaaacaaattaaatagagatcaatattgtgtatatatatatatatatatcaaagtatGGACTAACTCGTCTATATGTATGTGTAAGTACGTGTATATCTCACCATTGATCTGGAGTTAGAGCTCCATGAAACAGCAGACTGTGAAGCAGTCTTTACAAacttcacaaaaaaagaaaaaaaaaaaaaacatagataaCATAGTTAGAATATGATTTTACttagcaaagaaaaaataaataatataaaaggaGAGAAGTTTAGAAATAAAAGAGAAGAAGCACCACAAACCTTGAGAGCAGATTTGGTGTTTGCCTTCTCCATGTAATAATTTTGCTACaaagaaatattttggttttgtcTGATATGTTGGGTTTAGGTTATAGGGAAGtgaatgtgtgtgtatatatatagatgaaaatGTAGTAAGTTTGGAGATTAGTAACTATCTGAATGGGGATGCTAATTCTGTCTGTTGCTACATCACAAGCAGCTTTGCTTAATTAATTGCTTACAAAATTCGATCGCATGCTCTGTAAATCTAATGCACCAAACTTTCTGATTAAATCTCCCTCTCATAATgcaatatatatttgtcaaatcCAACTCATTTAAGTTCCTTCAAATTTCCTCCTCTTTGTTTGATCCACACATACCCTGAAATTTCCACATCAAATTATACATCCAAACATAAGCTTGCCTGCTTATATAGTAATTATGAGATTTGTTAATTATTAGAATTAAAACATGATTTGGAAATTAAATGATCGAAACTATCATATGGAAGTTGATTAAGatgtaatataattatttcatatataatttctgTTAGAAGCCTGCTAGTGTGTTTAATTATCCACATGTCCCCTGCTTATCAGTGATTAGATTTAACCCAATCcttttaatttctaaataagAGATTTAGGTTTAAATCTGAGGATGTTTAAGCCTTGAGTCTTCATTGTGCATAAGAAACCTCATCTTGATCTAAGGATGTTTAAGCCTTGAGTCTTCATTGTGCATAAGAAACCTC
Proteins encoded in this window:
- the LOC107416226 gene encoding pre-mRNA splicing factor SR-like 1 isoform X3, which encodes MEIQTCGKPIDSLLEKVLCMNILSSDYFKELYRLKTYHEVVDEIYNQVDHVEPWMTGNCRGPSTAFCLLYKFFTMKLTVKQMHGLLKHPDSPYIRAIGFLYLRYAADPKTLWNWFEPYVKDEEEFSPGSSGRMTTMGVYVRDLLLGQGQGGVPPEWY
- the LOC107416226 gene encoding pre-mRNA splicing factor SR-like 1 isoform X4, whose translation is MEIQTCGKPIDSLLEKVLCMNILSSDYFKELYRLKTYHEVVDEIYNQVDHVEPWMTGNCRGPSTAFCLLYKFFTMKLTVKQMHGLLKHPDSPYIRAFF
- the LOC107416221 gene encoding microtubule-destabilizing protein 60 produces the protein MEKANTKSALKFVKTASQSAVSWSSNSRSMASQKTSPKSPKEHTRPQDFKLHTQQRALKRAMFNYEVATKLYIIQQQKKQEERIQKMIEDEEIRLLRKEMVPRAQLMPFFDRPFYPQRSNRPLTVPKEPSFLMRGKCSTIVCSSGLYHFQQSQAH